A window of the Diceros bicornis minor isolate mBicDic1 chromosome 28, mDicBic1.mat.cur, whole genome shotgun sequence genome harbors these coding sequences:
- the PTRH1 gene encoding peptidyl-tRNA hydrolase isoform X2, giving the protein MRVVNGGRMPPPGLLRAGLWLSRAMSRCVLEPRPPGKRWLVAGLGNPGMPRTRHSVGMAVLGQLARRLGVEESWARDRRCAADLALASLGDAQLVLLRPRRLMNANGRSVARAAELFGLTAEEVYLVHDELDKPLGKLALKLGGSARGHNGVRSCISCLNSNAMPRLRVGIGRPMHPDAVQAHVLGCFSPAEQELLPPLLERATDLLLDHIRERSRGPSLGP; this is encoded by the exons ATGCGGGTGGTGAATGGGGGCCGCATGCCGCCGCCCGGCCTCTTGCGCGCGGGCCTGTGGCTGAGTCGGGCCATGAGCCGGTGCGTTTTGGAACCCCGGCCCCCGGGGAAGcggtggctg GTGGCCGGCCTGGGGAACCCTGGAATGCCTCGCACGCGGCACAGCGTGGGCATGGCTGTGCTGGGGCAGCTGGCGCGGCGGCTGGGTGTGGAGGAGAGCTGGGCGCGCGACCGGCGCTGCGCCGCCGACCTCGCCCTGGCCTCGCTGGGGGATGCCCAGCTGGTCCTGCTCCGGCCGCGACGGCTCATGAACGCCAACGGGCGCAGCGTGGCCCGGGCCG CGGAGCTGTTCGGGCTGACTGCGGAGGAGGTCTACCTGGTGCATGATGAGCTGGACAAGCCCCTGGGGAAACTGGCTCTGAAGCTGGGGGGCAGCGCCAG GGGCCACAATGGAGTCCGTTCCTGCATTAGCTGCCTCAACTCCAAC GCAATGCCGCGGCTAAGGGTGGGCATCGGGCGCCCGATGCACCCGGACGCAGTGCAGGCCCACGTGCTGGGCTGCTTCTCGCCCGCCGAGCAGGAGCTGCTGCCTCCATTGCTGGAGCGCGCCACCGACCTGCTCCTGGACCACATCCGGGAGCGCAGCCGGGGGCCCTCGTTGGGCCCCTGA
- the TOR2A gene encoding prosalusin isoform X4: MAAARGGCWPWGSLLGLLGLVSAAAAAWDLTSLSCNFGAFCECDFRPDFQGLECDLAQHLAGQHLARALVVKALKAFVQDPAPTKPLVLSLHGWTGTGKSYVSSLLAHYLFQGGLRSPHVHHFSPVIHFPHPSHIERYKKDLKSWVQGNLTACGRSLFLFDEMDKLAPGLMEVLRPFLGPSWVVYGTNYRKAIFIFIRWLLALGHHRRASPGRVGALPAAPAAPRAALRAQRAGPPGPGAKG; encoded by the exons ATGGCGGCTGCGAGGGGCGGCTGCTGGCCCTGGGGCTCGCTCCTCGGGCTGCTCGGGCTGGTCTCGGCCGCGGCCGCCGCCTGGGACCTGACTTCGCTGAGCTGCAACTTCGGCGCCTTCTGCGAATGTGACTTCCGGCCCGACTTCCAGG GTCTGGAGTGTGACCTGGCCCAGCACCTGGCAGGCCAGCACTTGGCCAGGGCGCTGGTGGTGAAGGCGCTGAAGGCCTTCGTGCAGGACCCGGCTCCCACCAAGCCGCTGGTCCTCTCCCTGCATGGCTGGACAGGCACCGGCAAGTCTTATGTCAGCTCCCTGCTGGCGCACTACCTCTTCCAGGGGGGCCTCCGCAGCCCCCATGTGCACCACTTTTCCCCTGTCATCcacttcccccaccccagccacatAGAGCGCTACAAG AAGGATCTGAAGAGCTGGGTCCAGGGGAACCTCACTGCCTGCGGCCGCTCCCTCTTCCTCTTCGACGAGATGGACAAGCTGGCCCCAGGCCTGATGGAGGTCCTGCGACCTTTCCTGGGCCCTTCCTGGGTTGTGTATGGGACCAACTATCGCAAGGccatcttcatcttcatcag ATGGCTTCTGGCGCTCGGGCATCATAGAAGAGCATCTCCTGGACGTGTTGGTGCCCTTCCTGCCGCTCCAGCGGCACCACGTGCGGCACTGCGTGCTCAACGAGCTGGCCCACCTGGGCCTGGAGCCAAGGGATGA
- the TOR2A gene encoding prosalusin isoform X1 translates to MAAARGGCWPWGSLLGLLGLVSAAAAAWDLTSLSCNFGAFCECDFRPDFQGLECDLAQHLAGQHLARALVVKALKAFVQDPAPTKPLVLSLHGWTGTGKSYVSSLLAHYLFQGGLRSPHVHHFSPVIHFPHPSHIERYKKDLKSWVQGNLTACGRSLFLFDEMDKLAPGLMEVLRPFLGPSWVVYGTNYRKAIFIFISNTGGEQINQVALEAWHSRRDREEIRLQELEPVISRAMLDNPHHGFWRSGIIEEHLLDVLVPFLPLQRHHVRHCVLNELAHLGLEPRDDVVQAVLDGTTFFPEDEQLFSSNGCKTVASRIAFFL, encoded by the exons ATGGCGGCTGCGAGGGGCGGCTGCTGGCCCTGGGGCTCGCTCCTCGGGCTGCTCGGGCTGGTCTCGGCCGCGGCCGCCGCCTGGGACCTGACTTCGCTGAGCTGCAACTTCGGCGCCTTCTGCGAATGTGACTTCCGGCCCGACTTCCAGG GTCTGGAGTGTGACCTGGCCCAGCACCTGGCAGGCCAGCACTTGGCCAGGGCGCTGGTGGTGAAGGCGCTGAAGGCCTTCGTGCAGGACCCGGCTCCCACCAAGCCGCTGGTCCTCTCCCTGCATGGCTGGACAGGCACCGGCAAGTCTTATGTCAGCTCCCTGCTGGCGCACTACCTCTTCCAGGGGGGCCTCCGCAGCCCCCATGTGCACCACTTTTCCCCTGTCATCcacttcccccaccccagccacatAGAGCGCTACAAG AAGGATCTGAAGAGCTGGGTCCAGGGGAACCTCACTGCCTGCGGCCGCTCCCTCTTCCTCTTCGACGAGATGGACAAGCTGGCCCCAGGCCTGATGGAGGTCCTGCGACCTTTCCTGGGCCCTTCCTGGGTTGTGTATGGGACCAACTATCGCAAGGccatcttcatcttcatcag CAACACTGGTGGCGAGCAGATCAACCAGGTGGCACTGGAGGCGTGGCACAGCCGCCGGGACCGCGAGGAGATCCGCCTGCAGGAGCTGGAGCCGGTCATCTCCCGGGCTATGCTGGACAACCCGCACC ATGGCTTCTGGCGCTCGGGCATCATAGAAGAGCATCTCCTGGACGTGTTGGTGCCCTTCCTGCCGCTCCAGCGGCACCACGTGCGGCACTGCGTGCTCAACGAGCTGGCCCACCTGGGCCTGGAGCCAAGGGATGATGTCGTCCAGGCTGTGCTGGACGGCACCACCTTCTTCCCTGAGGACGAGCAGCTCTTTTCCTCCAATGGCTGCAAGACTGTGGCTTCCCGAATcgccttcttcctctga
- the PTRH1 gene encoding peptidyl-tRNA hydrolase isoform X1 yields the protein MAAPRPIPDWTLAAAPSQKATAIGRGLGDVRGRDAGGEWGPHAAARPLARGPVAESGHEPVRFGTPAPGEAVAGGRPGEPWNASHAAQRGHGCAGAAGAAAGCGGELGARPALRRRPRPGLAGGCPAGPAPAATAHERQRAQRGPGRSAVTRATVSLCQAELFGLTAEEVYLVHDELDKPLGKLALKLGGSARGHNGVRSCISCLNSNAMPRLRVGIGRPMHPDAVQAHVLGCFSPAEQELLPPLLERATDLLLDHIRERSRGPSLGP from the exons ATGGCGGCCCCGCGGCCAATCCCGGATTGGACGCTGGCCGCCGCCCCTAGCCAGAAGGCGACCGCGATTGGCCGAGGGCTAGGTGACGTCAGGGGGCGGGATGCGGGTGGTGAATGGGGGCCGCATGCCGCCGCCCGGCCTCTTGCGCGCGGGCCTGTGGCTGAGTCGGGCCATGAGCCGGTGCGTTTTGGAACCCCGGCCCCCGGGGAAGcggtggctg GTGGCCGGCCTGGGGAACCCTGGAATGCCTCGCACGCGGCACAGCGTGGGCATGGCTGTGCTGGGGCAGCTGGCGCGGCGGCTGGGTGTGGAGGAGAGCTGGGCGCGCGACCGGCGCTGCGCCGCCGACCTCGCCCTGGCCTCGCTGGGGGATGCCCAGCTGGTCCTGCTCCGGCCGCGACGGCTCATGAACGCCAACGGGCGCAGCGTGGCCCGGGCCG ATCGGCAGTAACCAGGGCCACCGTTTCCCTGTGCCAAGCGGAGCTGTTCGGGCTGACTGCGGAGGAGGTCTACCTGGTGCATGATGAGCTGGACAAGCCCCTGGGGAAACTGGCTCTGAAGCTGGGGGGCAGCGCCAG GGGCCACAATGGAGTCCGTTCCTGCATTAGCTGCCTCAACTCCAAC GCAATGCCGCGGCTAAGGGTGGGCATCGGGCGCCCGATGCACCCGGACGCAGTGCAGGCCCACGTGCTGGGCTGCTTCTCGCCCGCCGAGCAGGAGCTGCTGCCTCCATTGCTGGAGCGCGCCACCGACCTGCTCCTGGACCACATCCGGGAGCGCAGCCGGGGGCCCTCGTTGGGCCCCTGA
- the TOR2A gene encoding prosalusin isoform X2 has product MAAARGGCWPWGSLLGLLGLVSAAAAAWDLTSLSCNFGAFCECDFRPDFQEGSEELGPGEPHCLRPLPLPLRRDGQAGPRPDGGPATFPGPFLGCVWDQLSQGHLHLHQQHWWRADQPGGTGGVAQPPGPRGDPPAGAGAGHLPGYAGQPAPWLLALGHHRRASPGRVGALPAAPAAPRAALRAQRAGPPGPGAKG; this is encoded by the exons ATGGCGGCTGCGAGGGGCGGCTGCTGGCCCTGGGGCTCGCTCCTCGGGCTGCTCGGGCTGGTCTCGGCCGCGGCCGCCGCCTGGGACCTGACTTCGCTGAGCTGCAACTTCGGCGCCTTCTGCGAATGTGACTTCCGGCCCGACTTCCAGG AAGGATCTGAAGAGCTGGGTCCAGGGGAACCTCACTGCCTGCGGCCGCTCCCTCTTCCTCTTCGACGAGATGGACAAGCTGGCCCCAGGCCTGATGGAGGTCCTGCGACCTTTCCTGGGCCCTTCCTGGGTTGTGTATGGGACCAACTATCGCAAGGccatcttcatcttcatcag CAACACTGGTGGCGAGCAGATCAACCAGGTGGCACTGGAGGCGTGGCACAGCCGCCGGGACCGCGAGGAGATCCGCCTGCAGGAGCTGGAGCCGGTCATCTCCCGGGCTATGCTGGACAACCCGCACC ATGGCTTCTGGCGCTCGGGCATCATAGAAGAGCATCTCCTGGACGTGTTGGTGCCCTTCCTGCCGCTCCAGCGGCACCACGTGCGGCACTGCGTGCTCAACGAGCTGGCCCACCTGGGCCTGGAGCCAAGGGATGA
- the TOR2A gene encoding prosalusin isoform X3, which yields MAGQAPKDLKSWVQGNLTACGRSLFLFDEMDKLAPGLMEVLRPFLGPSWVVYGTNYRKAIFIFISNTGGEQINQVALEAWHSRRDREEIRLQELEPVISRAMLDNPHHGFWRSGIIEEHLLDVLVPFLPLQRHHVRHCVLNELAHLGLEPRDDVVQAVLDGTTFFPEDEQLFSSNGCKTVASRIAFFL from the exons ATGGCTGGACAGGCACCG AAGGATCTGAAGAGCTGGGTCCAGGGGAACCTCACTGCCTGCGGCCGCTCCCTCTTCCTCTTCGACGAGATGGACAAGCTGGCCCCAGGCCTGATGGAGGTCCTGCGACCTTTCCTGGGCCCTTCCTGGGTTGTGTATGGGACCAACTATCGCAAGGccatcttcatcttcatcag CAACACTGGTGGCGAGCAGATCAACCAGGTGGCACTGGAGGCGTGGCACAGCCGCCGGGACCGCGAGGAGATCCGCCTGCAGGAGCTGGAGCCGGTCATCTCCCGGGCTATGCTGGACAACCCGCACC ATGGCTTCTGGCGCTCGGGCATCATAGAAGAGCATCTCCTGGACGTGTTGGTGCCCTTCCTGCCGCTCCAGCGGCACCACGTGCGGCACTGCGTGCTCAACGAGCTGGCCCACCTGGGCCTGGAGCCAAGGGATGATGTCGTCCAGGCTGTGCTGGACGGCACCACCTTCTTCCCTGAGGACGAGCAGCTCTTTTCCTCCAATGGCTGCAAGACTGTGGCTTCCCGAATcgccttcttcctctga
- the TTC16 gene encoding tetratricopeptide repeat protein 16: protein MTDSSEDALELDQASSQHIPKPWVFPVPKGILQRIFGTSQVFQNFDDIKPKVTGLTVPLKVREHYHRGQKCLEQEDWEAAVLFFSRALHLDPQLVDFYALRAEAYIQLCDFSSAIQNLRRACSFQPENTHYLERFCFVLYLQGQCLFEQCAFLDALNIFSQASELQPEKACFRYQCMACLLALKRHADCLSLVTKEVKCGTTNADVYILRARLYNFFQKPSLCYQDLHSALLLDPKHSQAKVLLKTLVGQAQKARQDAGILAVQGKLQHALQHINCAIENNPLDPSLFLFRGTLYRRLREFDAAVEDILKALDMMTESQEALVQQAQHQLLLAYNDFAVHCYTQGAYQEGVLLLNKALKGEQQEKGLYINRGDCFFQLGNLTFAEADYQQALALSPQDEGANLRMGLLQEKMGFCEQRSRQFRKAENHFSMAIQHNPRRAQYYLHRARSRQLLQNVFGARQDVATVLILNPKQPKLLSLMTNLFPGMSVEEVLGSQVAQLARLQLDRMIRSSPQASIPQGIMGQLGERELERQKSRALQLSWKVEEPLFETSKELEATPQTLWAEPEEDAKALKEEKEKKEQPEPAPSKVRSVSESYLDQTSSGSTLGFRTTSISETETSAISQEYRSTSATAVTFSDSSLLKTQSSDLGNNREDLSPNHSPRKTKAARGQSQRPSTTETMQGQSQRPNKTQAMQSQSQRPSKTEAMQSQSQRPSKTQAMQSQSQRPSKTGAMQSQSQRPSKTQAAQGQSKRPSKTEAAGDQSQRPSTTEAAWGQSQSPSKMEAAQGQSQRPNKTEAAQGQSRRPSKTKATQGPRQRLRKAKFAHGHSWGPSKAVATQGRSWGLIRSSSKTKTFNDPSWSPSNTEATQGQCQRPIKTEAAQGWSQSTSPGSSKTQTM, encoded by the exons ATGACAGACTCCAGCGAG GATGCTCTGGAGCTTGACCAGGCTTCCTCCCAGCACATCCCAAAGCCATGGGTGTTTCCAGTCCCAAAGGGGATCCTACAGCGCATCTTTGGGACCAGCCAGGTGTTCCAGAACTTTGATGATATAAAACCAAAGGTCACGGGGTTAACAGTGCCCCTCAAAGTCAGGGAACA CTACCATCGAGGCCAGAAATGCTTGGAGCAAGAAGACTGGGAGGCGGCCGTGCTATTCTTCTCCCGAGCCCTCCACCTGGACCCCCAGCTG GTAGACTTCTACGCCCTAAGAGCCGAGGCCTACatccagctctgtgacttctccTCCGCCATCCAGAACCTGCGGAGGGCCTGCTCCTTCCAGCCGGAGAACACCCACTACCTGGAGCGGTTCTGCTTCGTGCTTTACCTGCAG GGCCAGTGCCTATTTGAGCAATGCGCCTTCCTGGACGCCCTGAACATCTTCTCGCAAGCCTCTGAGCTCCAGCCTGAGAAAGCCTGCTTCCGTTACCAGTG CATGGCCTGTCTCCTGGCCCTCAAGCGGCATGCCGACTGCCTCTCACTcgtcaccaaggaagtgaagtgTGGCACGACCAATGCCGATGTCTACATCCTCCGGGCCAGGCTCTACAACTTCTTCCAGAAG CCCAGCCTCTGCTATCAAGACCTGCACAGTGCCTTGCTACTGGATCCCAAGCACTCACAGGCCAAGGTGCTGCTCAAGACGTTGGTGGGCCAGGCCCAGAAGGCACGCCAAGATGCCGGGATCCTAGCCGTGCAGGGCAAGCTGCAGCATGCGCTGCAGCACATCAACTGTGCCATCGAGAACAACCCTCTGGACCCCAGCCTCTTCCTCTTCCG GGGCACCTTGTACCGACGGCTCCGGGAGTTTGATGCCGCCGTGGAGGACATCCTGAAGGCGCTGGACATGATGACGGAGAGCCAGGAGGCCTTGGTGCAGCAGGCGCAGCACCAGCTGCTACTGGCCTACAACGACTTCGCTGTGCACTGCTACACGCAGGGCGCCTACCAGGAGGGCGTGCTGCTGCTCAACAAGGCCCTCAAGGGCGAGCAGCAGGAGAAGGGTCTCTACATCAACCGCGGCG ATTGCTTCTTCCAGCTGGGCAACCTGACCTTTGCTGAGGCGGACTACCAGCAGGCGCTGGCGCTGAGCCCGCAGGACGAGGGCGCCAACCTGCGCATGGGCCTGCTGCAGGAGAAGATGGGCTTCTGCGAGCAGAGGAGCAG GCAGTTCCGTAAGGCAGAGAACCACTTCTCAATGGCCATCCAGCACAACCCGCGGAGGGCCCAGTACTACCTGCACCGCGCCAGGAGCCGGCAGCTCCTGCAGAACGTTTTTGGGGCCCGCCAGGATGTTGCCACTGTCCTGATCCTCAACCCCAAGCAACCGAAG CTGCTCTCACTGATGACCAACCTCTTCCCGGGCATGTCAGTGGAGGAGGTGCTTGGCAGCCAGGTGGCCCAGCTGGCCAGGTTGCAGCTGGACCGGATGATTCGGAGCAGCCCGCAGGCCAGCATCCCTCAGGGCATCATGGG GCAGCTCGGGGAGCGGGAACTAGAGCGCCAGAAGTCCCGGGCCCTGCAGCTCTCGTGGAAGGTGGAGGAGCCTTTGTTTGAGACCTCCAAAGAGCTGGAGGCCACTCCCCAGACCCTGTGGGCAGAGCCAGAGGAAGATGCCAAGGCCctcaaggaggagaaggaaaaaaag GAGCAGCCGGAGCCCGCTCCTAGCAAGGTGAGGTCCGTGTCCGAGAGCTACCTTGACCAGACCTCGTCAGGCTCCACCTTGGGCT TCAGGACCACGTCCATCTCAGAGACAGAGACATCTGCCATCAGCCAGGAGTACAGGAGCACCTCGGCCACTGCTGTGACATTCTCTGACTCCTCACTGCTGAAGACTCAATCCTCAGACTTGGGGAACAACAGGGAAGACCTAAGCCCGAACCATAGCCCCAGAAAAACCAAGGCTGCCCGGGGTCAAAGCCAGAGGCCCAGCACGACGGAGACCATGCAAGGCCAGAGCCAGAGGCCCAATAAGACACAGGCCATGCAGAGCCAGAGCCAGAGGCCCAGCAAGACGGAAGCCATGCAGAGCCAGAGCCAGAGGCCCAGCAAGACACAGGCCATGCAGAGCCAGAGCCAGAGGCCCAGCAAGACGGGGGCCATGCAGAGCCAGAGCCAGAGGCCCAGCAAGACACAG GCCGCCCAGGGACAGAGCAAGAGGCCCAGCAAGACAGAGGCTGCCGGGGACCAGAGCCAGAGGCCCAGCACGACAGAGGCTGCCTGGGGCCAGAGCCAGAGCCCCAGCAAGATGGAGGCCGCCCAGGGCCAGAGCCAGAGGCCCAACAAGACAGAGGCTGCCCAGGGCCAGAGCCGGAGGCCCAGCAAGACCAAGGCCACCCAAGGCCCAaggcagaggctcagaaaggccaaGTTTGCCCATGGCCACAGCTGGGGACCCAGCAAGGCTGTTGCCACTCAGGGCCGGAGCTGGGGACTGATCCGAAGCTCCAGCAAGACCAAGACTTTCAATGACCCAAGTTGGAGCCCCAGCAACACTGAGGCCACCCAGGGCCAGTGCCAGAGGCCCATCAAGACTGAGGCTGCCCAAGGCTGGAGCCAGAGCACAAGCCCAGGTTCCAGCAAGACCCAGACCATGTAG